The genomic interval CTGGCTCGGGCCGAACGTGAACCGCTGGGCGCTCCACCCGCTGGGCCGCTGGGCGGGGCGGCCGCCCGAGGAGATCGCGCCGAGCCCGTTCTGGCGCCGGGTCGGCGAGCTGTCGATGCGACACCCGGTTACGACAGCGCTCATCTGTGTCGTCGTGCTGCTGGTCCTGGCGAGCCCGGCCCTGCGCATGCGGGGGGCGATGCCCGACTCCCGGGCGCTGCCCCCCGACTCCGACGTGCGGGTGATCGACGAGCGGCTCTCCGACCCGCAGCGCTTCGATCCGGGTGCCGCCGCGGCGATCCCGGTGCTGGTCGAGACGCCGGCGCCGGCGCTCGCGCCCGCGAGCCTGCGGGCGCTGCGGGAGCTCACCCGCCGCATGGAGGCGCTGCCCGGCGTCGAGGGCGTGCGGGGAGCCTTCGACGAGCTGGACCCGGCGCTACCGGCCGGGGAGCTCGAGCGGCGCATGGCGCGCGAGCCGACGGCGTCGCTGCTCGCGCGCACCGTCGAGGGCTCGACCGCGCTGCTGATCGTGGACCATCCCTACTCGTGGCGGTCCGCCGAGGCGACGGCCCTGGTCGAGGCGCTGCGCGCCCTGCCCCGCGACGGGCTCGTGGTCGGCGTCGGAGGCCCGACGGCTCAGACCCTCGACCAGATGCACGCCCTGCGCCTCCACGGCACCGCCGCCGTCCTCACGATCGCCGCCCTGAACCTCGCGATCCTGCTCTTCGCCTTCCGCTCGATCGCGGTGCCGATCAAGGCGATCGTGATGAACGTGCTCTCGCTGGGGGCCAGCTACGGGCTCCTCGTGTGGGTGTTCCAGGAGGGCCACGGCCTCGGCTGGCTCGGTGCCGTCCCGCTCGACGGCATCGACTCGACCGTGCCGCTCGTGATGTTCGCGGTGATCTTCGGCCTCTCGATGGACTACGAGGTGTTCCTGCTGAGCCGGATCCGCGAGGAATGGCTGCGCAGCGGCGACAACCGCGAGAGCGTGATCCAGGGCCTCGCCTGCACCGGACGCATCATCACGAGCGCCGCGCTGATCCTGCTGGTCGTGGTGGGCGCCTTCGCGACCGGGGACATGATCTACGTCAAGCAGATGGGCCTCGGGATGGCGGTGGCCATCGCACTCGACGTGACGCTCGTGCGCGCGCTGCTGGTCCCGGCGACGATGCAGCTCCTCGGCGTCTGGAACTGGTGGCTGCCGCGCTGGCTGCGCGCGGGCGGCGTGGCCGCCGCGGAGGAGCGGCCGGCCGAGCCCTGAGCGGGCCGGCTAGGGCGCCGGGCGCAGCGCCACCATCACGTGGGTGAGCCACGGCACGTAGGTGACGAGCAGCACGCCGAGGGCCAGGATCGCCAGCATCGGCAGCGCGGCCCGCGCCACCTCGACGAGCGGGCGGTCGAAGCGCTGCGAGGCGAGCAGCAGGTTCAGTCCCATCGGCGGCATCAGGTAGCCGAGCTCGAGGTTCGCGATGAAGAGGATCCCGAGGTGGACCGGGTCGACGCCGTAGGAGAGCGCGATCGGCACGATCAGGGGCACCACGACGACGGTGGCGGCGAAGATGTCCATCACGGAGCCGACGACCAGCAGGAACAGGTTGAGCCCGATCAGGAACACCTCGCGCGAGGCGACGTGCGAGCGCGTCCAGTCGAGGAGCTGCGCCGGCACCTGCGCGTTCACGAGCCAGCCGGTGAGGCCGACCGCGACGCACAGGATGAGGAGCACGCTGCCCTTCAGGACGTTGCACTCGGTGAGGACGCGGAAGAGCTCGCGGGGCCCGAGGTCGCGGTGGACGAGGCCCTGGACCCCGAGCGCGTAGAGCGCCGCGACCGCCGCGGACTCGACCGTCGTGGCCCAGCCGCTGAAGAGCGCCGCCATCACCACCACCGGCAGGAGGAGCTCCCACTTCGCGGCCCACAGGGCGCGCGCGGCCTCGCCGGGCACGAAGGACACGCGGGGCGTCGTGCCGCGCAGGCCTTCGCGGACGCCCCAGGCGGCGATCAGGCTCGTCATCAGGAAGCCCGGCAGCAGGCCGCCCAGGAACAGGTCCTCGACCGGCACCTGCGCGACCACCGCGTAGAGGATCAACGGCAGGGCCGGCGGGAGCAGCAGCCCGAGCGATCCCGAAGCCGTGAGCAGGCCGAGCGAGAAGCGCTCGCGGTAGCCGTCGCGCAGGAGCGCGGGCAGGAGCAGCCCGCCGAGGGCCAGGATCGTGACGCCCGAGCCGCCCGTGAAGACGGTGAAGAAGGAGCAGAGCACGGCGCAGACCACGGCCGTGCCGCCCGGCATCCAGCCGAAGCAGGCGCGGAAGACGCGCAGCAGGCGCTCCGAGGAGCGGCCCGCCGCGAGCACCAGGCCGGCCAGCGTGAAGAGCGGGATCGCGGGCAGGGTGGGCGACACCGAGAGCGCGTAGGTCTCGACCAGGATCGCGGCGGGCGTCACGCCGTCGACCAGGTAGAGCCAGGCCGCGGCGCCGCCCAGGATCGCGAAGATCGGCGCGCCGAGGACGGCGGCGGCGAGCAGCGCGAGGAGCCCGGGCCAGGCCGGCACCCCGGCGGCGGACGGCCCCTTCCACCAGAGGAGGGTGCCGAGCGCGAGGCCGAGGAGGGCGAGCGTGCGCGCCGCGGGGGTCGTCCCGGCGCGCCAGACGAGGCGCAGCGCGATCGCCGCGAGGCCCGCCGGCATCACGAGCTGCGTCACCCAGGCGGGCACTCCGGCGGCGACGATCGTGCCGGCGTCGCGCGTGATGGCGATGAACTCACCCGAGGCGAGCGCGAGCAGCGTCGCCACGGCGGCGCCGATCGCGGCGGCGTAGACGCGGGCCGCGGCCCGCGGCCGGCCGGCCGGTACGAAGGTGGCGGCGGCGAGCGCGAGCAGCCGCCCGTCGCGCGCGGCCAGCGCCGCGCCGAGGAAGCCGACCCACAGGGTCAGGTGCTGCACGAAGGGCTGCGAGCCCGGGATGCCGACGCCGGCCAGCCGGCGCACGACGATCTCGGCGATCGGCAGCACGACCATGGCCACGAGCGCGAGGGCCGCCAGGCCCTCCTCGGCCGCCCGCAGCCGGCGGGTCACCGCGCGGCGCCGTGCTCGCGGCGGAAGGCGTCGCGCGCCGCACGGGCGCGCTCGAAGACCTCGGCCGGCACGTAGCTGCCGGCCATCAGCGCGGAGAACCGCTCGCCGGCCTCGCGCCAGGCCTCCGGGTCCGAGGGCGCCGACACCTCGAGGCCCCGCTTCTGCATCTCGGCGATCGCGTCGCGGTCCTGCTCCGGCACCTCGGTGCGCAGGCGCTCCTGCATGGCCTGGGCCGCCGTGCGGACCGCCTTCTGGTCGGCCTCGCTCATCGCCTTCCAGGCCTTGCGCGTCACGATCGTGGCGCCGACCAGGGGCGAGATCCCGATCTCGAGCATGTGGGGCGCGGTCCGGTACCACTGGAGCAGGAGGGCGGCGATCGGCGTGATCGGCACGGCCTCGATCAGGCCGGTGGTGAGGGCGGTCGGGATGTCGCTGAAGGCGAGCGGCCGCGGCTGGAAGCCGTTGGCCTTGTACCACTGCACCATCCGGTCGTCGCCGGTGGCGGTGTAGATCGGCAGCGCCTTCAGCTCGGCGAGCGTCGTGATCCGGCTCTTGCTGAACACCTGCAGCCAGCCGGCGTCGCCCCAGCCGAGCAGGACGAAGCCCTTCGCCTCGAGGCGCTTCTCGAGCTCGGGCGTGAGCGCCTGGCGCACGGCCTGGAGCTCGTCGTAGGAGTCGTAGAAGAACGGCACCGCGAAGACGTTGAAGCCGGGGTCGATCTGGCCGAGGCCGATCACGGTGAGGGCCGCGCCCTGGAGCACGTCGAGCCGCATCTTCGAGACGACCGTCGCCTCCTCGCCCTGCTGGCCGCTCGCGAAGACGGTGAGCGCGACGCGCCCGCCGGTCGCCTGGCGCCACTCGTCGCCCATCTGGCGCAGGTTCTTGTCCCAGATCGAGCCCTCGGGCACGAACGAGGCCAGCTTGATGGTCACCGGCCGGCCCTGGGCCGGGGCCGCGAGCGCGGGCGCGAGCAGCGCGAGGGTCAGGGCGAGCGTGCGGGCGGTCCTCATGGAGCGTCCCCCCCGGCCGGCGCGCCCGCGAAGAGCGCGCCGGCAGAAGCGAGCAGGTGGCGGGCGCGGCGCTGCGCGATCGCGTTGGCGAGGCGCTGGCTCGGGTCGCGCTCGGGATCGACGGCGAGCGCCTGCTCGAGCAGGCGCTCGAAGCCGGCACGGTCGCCGCCGGGCAGGGCCACGCCGACCGCGTAGCTCACGTAGGGTGCGGCACTGGCGCCCTCCGAGAGCTCGACGGCGCGCTCGAAGTGCTGGCGCGCGCGCGCGCGCGAGCCGCCCATCGCCTCGGGCACCGCGTCGAGCGAGATCAGCGCGGCGTGGATCGCGCCGTGGCCCCAGCTCTCGTCGAGCGCGAGCGCGCGCGCGAAGAGGGCGCGCACGGCCGGGAGGTCGGCGACCAGGTCGGGGCGGTCGAGCCCGAGCGCGATGGCGCCGCCCCAGGAGGCGCCGGTCCAGTAGAGCAGCGGGACGTCGGCGGGCTCCGCCCAGCCGAGCGCGTCCTCGGGCGCGCGCAGGAGCGCCTCGCCGACGCCCGGGTGGCGGAGCTCGAGGGCGCGCAGGCAGTCGTCGCGCCCGCGCGTGTAGAGCCTGCGCGCGCGCGTGCGCAGCGCCTCGACGCGCGCGTAGTCGGTATTGCCTGCGAGCTCGGCGTCGGCCTGCGGGAAGGCGTAGGCGTACTGCGTGAAGCCCGAGCAGGCGGAGAGCAGCAGGCCGCGATGCTCGGGCAGCTCGACGAGCAGCGCCTCGATCAGCTTCAGCGAGAAGGGCGCCGCGTCGCGGATCAGCTCCGGGTCGTCGTCGGAAGCGAAGACGGTGGGGCCCTCGCCCGCGAGCGAGTCGGCGAGCCCCGTCATCGCCAGGCGCCGGAACGAGCAGCCCGGCGCCGTTCCCAGCGCGAGCAGCAGCAGCGGGAGCAGGAGCCGAGGGGAACGGGTGCGCACGATCGAGCCTCGCCGGCAGCGGGTGTCCTGCTAGTCGAAGTAGCCCCAGGGATACTCGGGCTTCAGGATCGGCCGGTAGCCGGCCGGCACCGGGAAGGGAGCCGTCACGAACTCGTAGACGCCGACCAGCTCGCGGACCACGAGCTTCCCGAGGCCCTCGGCGAAGCCGAGCGTCACGCCCCAGCCGGCGCCCCGCTCGCGCGAGGTCTCGACCACGTTGCCGGGCACCTCGAGGAAGCCGCAGGTCATCGCCGCGAGGCCGCGGCCGAACTTGCGGCCGGCGCTGTGCGGCGCGGCCTCGGCCGCGGCCGGGAGCAGGCTCGCGAGGAGCGCGAGCCCGAAGGCCGCCCGCCGGATCCGGATCCCCATCGCTTCCCCCTTCTTCGCGCGCGAGCGCGCAGGCTAGTGCCTGCCGGCGGTGGGGTCGAGCGGTGGCCCGCCGCGGGTGCCGCGCGCCGGCTCGGGCAGCGTCACGGCGGCTGCGACGGGCCGGTACAGGTCCATGCTCCGCTGGAGCCGGCCGAGCACCTCGTAGGGGTCCTGACCGAGGCCTGCGAAGAGGTTGCAGACGTAGGTGAAGGTGAGGCTCCCCGGCCGCGAGAACTGCGGCTGCTCCTTGGCCGCGTAGCAGCCGAGGTTCGGGTCGGCTCCCGGGCCGGGTGCCAGCTCGGGGATCCGGAACACCAGCCGCCGCTCCGACCACGGCCCTTCGGGCGCCGGCGCGCTGCGCAGGTAGACGGCGTCGGAGGGGCGCGTCCCGGGAAAGCGCCCGCTGAGCTCCGGATGGCCGTAGAGGGCGAGCCAGCGACCCGACTCCGGATGGTGTCGGATGCTCATCTCGGAGGCGCTGTCGTCCATCACGACCCGGGCCTCGCCCGGGCGGAAGCCCGCGAGCCAGCGGCCGTCGCCCGCGAAGGTCTCGAGACGATCGGGAAGCTCGGCTGGCGTCGCCTCCAGGGCCGCCAGCGGCAGGCGGGTGAGGATGCGGGGATGCCGGCCATCGGCCTCCTCGCGCCAGGTGTACAGGTAGAGATGGGGCGCGGACAGCGCGAAGGCCGACATCGGAAACCCGGCCGTTCCGCGCGCGAGCGGCAGCACCTCGACCCGCCAGCGCTGCGGCTCGTCGCCGGGGTTCTCGATCCGCGCGAGCGCCGTGGCGCCGGTGCGGAAGGGCAGGGCGAGGGAGCCCTGCGGCGCGGAGCGCTCGACCTCGAGCAGACCCAGGTAGAGCCGGCTCTCGTGTACGAAGCCTCCGAAGAGCCACCACCAGCCGGCGCTGCCCCCGGGCCGCTCGAGGAAGGCCCGGGCGGTGCCGTCGGGCGCGCGGCCCCAGGCGTAGTCGATGGCGAAGCGCCCGCCGCGGCACTCGGAGATCCCGATCGAGTTGTGCACGAGGCTCGCGCCCACCCGGTCGGCCTGGTCCGGGCGACCGACGAAGGTGTCGCCGAAGAGCCAGACGCTGCGGCGGGACGAGAGCGGGACCGAGTAGGCGCCGTCGCCGCCGAGCCAGCCCTCCTGGTAGGGGAAGCGGGGCCAGCAGGCGTGCTGGGCCGGGGGCGCACCGGGGCCGCCCGGCGCGCCGAGGCCGGCACACGCGAACCCGCCGGCGAGCGCCCCGGCGAGAGCGGTGACCCGCAGCGAGGAGCGAAGGGACGTCATCGCGCGGCGGAGGCTAGCTGCTCCGCGATCGCGCGCGCGGCCGGCGCACGCACGGTGGCCGGGAGCACGGCTCGGCTAGACTCGGCGCCCACGCCACGAGGAGGACCGGGATGCCGCGCGCACGCGCCAACGGGATCGAGCTCGAGTACGAGAGCTTCGGGCGGGCGGGCGACCCGCCGCTCCTGCTGGTGATGGGCCTCGGCGCCCAGATGATCCTCTGGCACGACGAGTTCTGCGGCGCGCTCGCCGAGCGCGGCTTCCACGTCACCCGCTTCGACAACCGCGACGTCGGCCGCTCCACCTGGCTCGATGCCGCCGGCATGCCCGACGTGCTGGGCGCCCTCGCGGCCGCGGGTGCGGGGCAGCCGATCGACGCGCCCTACCGGCTCTCCGACATGGCGGGCGACGCCGTGGCGTTGCTCGACACCCTGGGCGCCGGGTCCGCCCACGTGGTGGGCGCGTCGATGGGCGGCATGATCGCCCAGACGCTCGCCATCGAGCACCCGGCGCGGGTGCGCACCCTCACCTCGATCATGTCCACGACCGGCCACCCGGGCCTGCCGCCCGCGCGCCCCGAGGCGATGGCGCTCCTGATGACGCCGATGCCGGCCGAGCGCGCCGCGCAGATCGAGCGCAGCGTCGAGGCCTCGCGTGTGATCGGGAGCCCGGCGTACCCGAGCGATCCGGCCGAGCTGCGCGCGCTCGCCGAGCGCGCCTACGACCGCGGCGTCAACCCGCCCGGCTTCGCGCGCCAGCTCGTCGCGATCCTGGCCTCGGGGAGCCGGCGCGCGGCGCTGGCCGGGGTGCGCGCTCCCACGCTCGTGATCCACGGCGACGCCGATCCGCTGGTGCCCGTCGAGGCGGGCCGCGACACGGCGGCGGCCGTGCCGGGCGCGCGCCTGCTCGAGCTCGCCGGCATGGGCCACGACCTGCCGCGCGCGCTCTGGCCGGCCGTGGTGGACGCGATCGTCGAGCACGCCGGGAAGGCCTGAAGCGGATCGGTGTCGGAAGCACGACCCCTGCCCGCGGCCGCCGACGCGGCGATCCGCCGCGCCCGCGCGGCCGGCGCGCTCTGCCCCCTCGCAACCGCCGCCGAGGAGATCCGCGAAGGCGGCCTGCGCTTCGCCGTGCGGATCCTGGCGGATCGGCCGCCGGTGGCGCCCGCCGGCCGGGCGGACGCCGACCCCTTCGCAGACCCCGACCCGGCGCTGGTCGTCGGCGCCGTGTCCGACACCCATCTCTGTCTCCTCAACAAGTTTCCGGTGCTCGAGCGCCACCTGCTCTTCGTGACCCGCTCGGCCGCGGCCCAGGAGGCCTGGCTCGACGCTGCCGACTGGGCCGCGCTGGCCGCAGGCCTCGCTGCGATCGACGGCCTCGGCTTCTACAACGCCGGTCCCCTCGCGGGCGCGAGCCAGCGTCACAAGCACCTCCAGCTCGTCCCGCTCCCGCTCGGGGCCGCGGCGCCCGCCGGCCGCGCGGACGCCCCCGCGCTGCCGATCGCGCCCTGGCTCGACGCGGCAGCGCCCGGACCGGGCCCGGTCGCCCTGCCGGGCGCGCCCTTCCCGAGCGCCTTCGTCCGGCTGGCTGCGGGCGCGTGGCGGGATCCGTCCGCGATCGCCGCCCGTGCCGACGCCGCGCTGGCGGCGGTCGGCGTGCGGCCCTGTCCGGGCGAGGACGGCCCCCGCCAGTCCGCGCCCTACAACCTGCTCGCGACGCGCACCTGGCTGCTCGCGGTGCCGCGCGCCCGCGCGGAGGTCGAGGGCATTCCCGTCAACGCGCTCGGCTTCGCGGGCTCGTTCGTGGTGCGCGACGGCGCGGGGCTGGCGCGCCTCCGCGCGCTCGGGCCGCTCGCGGTGCTGCGCGCGGCGGCGGGCTGATCGCTCACCCGCCCCCGAGCGCGGCGAGGAGCGCGCGCCGCTCGGCGGTGGCGTCGGCGAGCGGCGCGGCGCGCAGCCGCCCGACCTCGGTGGCGTCGTAGGGGACGAAGCCGGGCGCCGCGGCGGCGGGCGGGTCGAAGCGCGCGACCATCCAGTTGAGCAGCGCGGCGAGCGCGGCGTCGCCGAGCGGGGCGTGGGCCGCGCCCGGGACGCGCACCAGGTACTCGCGGCCGCCCGGAACCCCCAGGAAGCGCCCGACACCCGAGAGCGACGGAACCCGGTCCGGAGCGCCGCTGCCGTCCTCGAGGTGGCAGCCCATGCACTGGAGCACGTAGTCGAGGCGCGGGCCGGAGATCGCCTCCGCTCCTGCGCCGCCCGGGGCGAGCATCGTGGCCGCGAAGCTCGCCGCGAGGGCGAGCGCGCCGGCCGCGGAGCTCCCGGCGCGTGCCCGGCGCCTCACGGCTCTCCGGATCCCGCCGCGGCCGGCTCCGCGGGCGCGGCGACGGCGACGCCGAGCACGATCGCGGTGGAGCAGTGGTAGACGGTGCTCGGCGCGGCCACGCACCAGTTGATGTCGTTGCTCTTCTGGGGGAGGTAGGCCGGGCGATCGCCCTCGTTGCGGTGGCAGTAGCAGCGCGCGCAGAAGCTCTTGCCGCAGCAGTCGTTGTAGCTGATCACGTAGTGCTTGCCGTCGGCCGGGTTGCGGCAGGTGCCGATCCAGGTGACCGGCGACTGGACGGTGCCGGGCGGGCAGGTGGTGTGGCTGCCGCCGCAGCAGGAGCACAGGAAGCCGTCGATCGCGCAGTGGCGCCAGTACTCGCAGCTCGCGGGGTCGCCCGCGGGCCCCGCGATGCCCTCGGGCGCGGCGGCGGGCGGCTCCGCCGCCGAGACCCGCGACACCGGGAGCAGGGGCAGCGTGGCGCCGCCCGCCAGCGCGGCGCCGAGCCGGCCCAGGAAGCTGCGCCGCGAGAGCCCGCGCGCGAGGCGCCGCACCGCGTCCTCGGCGACGTGGTCGAGGCGCTGCGACAGCTCGCGCGGGCGGAGCCTGCTCATCGTCCTCCCTCGCCGGCGCGTGCCGCCGGCTCGTGCGAGCTTGCCACGAACTCCTGGATCGAGGCCACCCCGCGCGCCTGCGCCTCGAGCAGGCTCTCGAGGTGCTCGCGCGAGTTCACGAGCCCCTTGGCGCGCACGATCCCGCCGGCGTCGGCGAGCACCGCGTGGGGGAGCCGCCCGACGCCGTGGGCGAGGCCGAGCTCGGCCGACACGACGTAGGGGAAGCGATCGAGGCCGTGCTCGGCGGCGAAGTGGCGCTGGGCCGCCTCGTCACCGTCGCTCGCGAAGACCACCCGCAGGCGCGCGGCCTCCTCGGCGGCGACGCGCCGGACGACCGGGAGCAGCGACTTGCAGACCGGGCAGCCGGGCGCGACGAAGAGCAGGAGCGTTCCGCGCCCGTCCTCGCTCGGCCCGCCGAGCCGGATCGGGCGCCCCGCCAGGTCCGCTCCCGCCCACGCCGGGGCCGGGTCCCCGACCTGCGGCCCGCCGCGCAGGAGCAGCGCGCCGGCCGGCGCGAGGCGCTCGTGGAGCACCCCGATCTGGCGCGCGAGCGCGAAGACGAGCGCGGCCAGCGCCACCACCGCGAGCCACAGGAGCAGGTTCGAGACGACGAGCGCGCTCATGCCGCACCGGGCGGAGAGGCGAGCAGCCGCGTGGCGGCCGCGTGCGCGAAGGCTGCGAAGGCGAGGGCGCCGGCGATCGTGGCGCCGTCGAGCGCGCCGAGGGGGCGCGCCGCCACCGGCAGGAAGCCCGCCCCGGCGACGAGGAGCAGGCCGGCGTTGCGCGCGAGCAGGCCGCCGCCGAGCCCCACGTGCAGGGCGGGCCCGAAGCAGCCGCAGTCGATGTCGCGCCGGCCGCGCAGGAGGTTCAGCGCGATCGCGGCGCCGTAGAGCGCGAGCAGGGCGGCGGCGCCGACGAAGCCCCAGGGCCGGGCCGCGGGCGAGAGCAGGAGCGCCGCCGCGGCCGCCTCCGCCGCGGCGAGCCCCGGCGCCGCCAGCCCGGTCAGCACCCAGGGCACGAGCTGGTAGTCGCCGAGCGCGACCCGGAAGGCGTGGAGGTCGCGCAGCTTGTGGGCGGCGGCGCCCGCGAAGAGCAGCGCCAGGCCCCCGCGCAGCACGGCGTGCAGGGCGGGGTCGATCACCGCCACGGCGCCTGGAGCGTGGACGGCGCGAGCCCGACGTTCTCGAGGTAGCGCAGGAAGGCGCCGCTGCGCGCGTCCCAGACCCCGATCGTGCCGGCGGCCGACGACACGCCGAACAGGCGCGGCTCCGCATCCTGCGACACCGCGATGCTGTCGACCCCCGCGTTCGGGACGACCCGCTCGAGGAGCCACAGGAGCGGGTCGCTCTCGAGGCCGGTCATCTGGGCGAGGAAGGCCGCCTGCAGGTTGCGCAGCCCGATCGTCTGCACGCGCGTGCGGGTGGCGAGGTCGTAGACCCAGATCGCGCTGCCGGGGTGCTTGTGGCCGTCGGGGCCGCCCTGGTGGACGAGCGCATAGAGCCGGCCCGAGTCCTCGTGGACGGCCAGGTGCTGGGTGCCGCCGACCTGCCAGGAGTCGGCGCGGTCGGCGTCGTCGAAGAGCGACCAGCGCTCGCCGAAGCGGAGCGCCTCGCCCCCGACCTCCACCGGGTGGACCACGCCCGCGAAGCTCACGAAGAGCCACTCGTTGCCGCGGCGCACCGCCTTCTCGGTGACGGGGTCGGCCATCGGGTCGAAGTGCTTCGCGCTGCGCGTGCGGCCCTGCTCGGCGCCGCCCGCGTCGAGCGTCACCACGAGCAGGCTCCCGTCGCCGCACAGCATGAAGAAGCGGCGCGGGCCGGCGCCGTAGACGAGGCTGCAGCCGGGGGTCTGGATCTCGCCCACGAAGCGCCGCTCCGCCACGTCCACGATCGTGACCGAGGTGGCGGGCGAGTAGTTGAAGAGCGCGAGGAAGCGCCCGTCGTCGAGCAGCGTCGCGAGCGCCAGCGCGTGCACGATGTCGGCCCGGCGGGGCGGGATCGCCACCTCGGCGACGGGCGCGAGGGTCGCCACGTCGTAGATCGTGACGAGGTCGCTGCGCTCGCCGCGGCTGCCGCGGGAGTAGTAGGTCTCGGGCAGGTAGATCTCGCCGCGCGCCTGCGAGAAGACCGGCGCGATCGGGCCCACGCCGGCCGAGAGCATGCCGAGGAAGCGGCCGCTGTCGCCGTCGAGGAGCGCGGTGCGCGCGAGCACGAAGTCGGCGATCCAGACCTGGTGGGGCGCCGGCGCCGGGGCCGGCGCCACCTGCCCCACGGGCTCGCTCGGGAGCTCGGCACGGGTGGCGTGCGCGCAGAGGAGGAGGGCGAAGGCGACGGCGATCGGACCCGGGGCTCGCGGCATGGCCCCACTGTACCCGGCCGCCGCCCCCGGCGACGACCCCTTCCGGCCCGGGGTGGTGATATCCTGCCGATCCGTGGCGCCCCTCTGGCCCCTCCTCTTCGCGCTCGCCACCGGCCTCTTCGGCTGGCGCGTGCTGCGGCGCCACGGGACGCCCGTGGCGTACTGGGTCGGCGGCTGGACGGCGGCCGGCATCAGCGGCGCCCTCGCGCTCGTCGATCCGGAACGCTCCTCGCTCGCGCCCTCGACGCACGTGCTCGGTGCCTTCTTCGCGGGCCTGCTGGCCGGGGGTGCGCTCTCCTTCGCCGGCCGGCGGGTTCCCGACTGGCTGCTGCCCGCAGCCCTCACCTGGGGCTCTCTACGCACGATCGTGTCGATGGCGGGCTTCGACGCCTTCGCCTGGCTGCTCGCGTTCGCCTGGGAGCCGTGGGCGGTCGCGGCCGCGGCCGGCCTCGTCTGGCGCTCGGCCCGCGCCACCCGCTCGACGCGGGCGGAGCGTTGGCTCGGCCCCGCGCTCCTGGCGCTCGCGATCGTCGGGTCGCTGCACGTGGCGTGGCTGGCCAGCGGGCGGATGTCGGCGGCGCTGGTGGCGCTGTGGGTGCTCGTGGCGCCGCCCGTCCTCTGGCTCCAGATCCAGGCGAGCGCGGACCAGCTCCGCCGGCGCCTCGGCGAGCGGCTGCGGGCGACCGTCGCCGAGCGGACGGCGGAGCTGCGCGCCAGCGAGGAGCGCTACCGCGCCATCTCCGAGCTGAACGCGGACACGAGCTTCCGCGTCCGCATCGATTCCGAGCTGCGCCTGCGGCCCGAGTGGGTGGCGGGCGGGGTCGTGGCGATGGCGGGGGTCCAGGTCGAAAGGCTCGCCGATCACGGCTGGCTCGCGCTCCTGCCGGAGGAGCTCCGCGCCGTCGCGTACGAGGGCCTCGCGCGGCTGCCGGTCGGCGAGCGCTTCGACTTCGAGCAGAGCATCGTGGCGCTCGATGGGGGGCTCCGGCGGCTCGCGTTGCGCCTCGTGGTCGCCGGCCGCGACGCCGCGGGCGTGATCGACCTCCTGGGCTCGGCCTGCGAGGTCACCGCGCGCTACGACGCCGAGCAGCGGCAGCGCGCGCTCGAGGCCCACCTCGCGCAGATCCAGCGCCTCGAGAGCCTGGGCGTCCTGGCCGGCGGCATCGCGCACGACTTCAACAACCTGCTCACGGTGATCCGCGGGCACGTGCGCCTGGGCCTGGCCGAGCTGGCGGCCGAGGCGCCGCTGCGCCCGCGCCTCGAGCGGATCGGATTGGCGGCCGACCACGCCGCGGCGCTGACCGGGCAGATGCTGACCTACGCGGGCAAGGCGGCGCCCGCCCTGGCGCCGCTCGATCCCGGCGCCGTGGTGGGCTCGCTCGGCGAGCTGCTGCGCGCTTCGCTGCCGGCGGGGTGCACGCTCGAGATCACCTGCGCGCCCGGGCTCCCGGCCGTGGAAGGTGACCCGAGCCAGCTCGGCCAGGTGGCGATGAACCTGGTCCTCAATGCCGCCGATGCGCTGGGCGGGGAGCCGGGGCGGGTGGCGCTGCGGGTCGCCGCCGCCGAGCTCGACGAGCAGGCGCTCGCGGGCGCGCTCGGGCCCCGCAAGCTGGCGGCCGGCCGCTACGTGGTGCTCGAGGTCGCCGACGAGGGCTGCGGGATGGACGCCGCCACGGCCGCGCGCGTGTGCGAGCCCTTCTTCAGCACGAAGTTCTCGGGTCGCGGGCTCGGGATGGCGGCGGTGCTCGGCATCGTGCGCGCACACGGCGGCGGCCTCACGATCGAGTCGGCGCCCGGCCTGGGCACCACCGTGCGCGTCGCGCTCCCGGTGAGCGCGCGTCCGGCGCCCGCGCCGG from Deltaproteobacteria bacterium carries:
- a CDS encoding TRAP transporter TatT component family protein, with amino-acid sequence MRTRSPRLLLPLLLLALGTAPGCSFRRLAMTGLADSLAGEGPTVFASDDDPELIRDAAPFSLKLIEALLVELPEHRGLLLSACSGFTQYAYAFPQADAELAGNTDYARVEALRTRARRLYTRGRDDCLRALELRHPGVGEALLRAPEDALGWAEPADVPLLYWTGASWGGAIALGLDRPDLVADLPAVRALFARALALDESWGHGAIHAALISLDAVPEAMGGSRARARQHFERAVELSEGASAAPYVSYAVGVALPGGDRAGFERLLEQALAVDPERDPSQRLANAIAQRRARHLLASAGALFAGAPAGGDAP
- a CDS encoding MMPL family transporter; its protein translation is MRAEASLRSPFARLGAWVGARPRRIVAGFAGILALAASYGASVADHLPTAGLEVIGSESAWVREESARRFGLGSADVVVLYRNPEGDVRDPLFGSRIVDALDAVLADPGVLGATSLYDTASPALASRDGRETLVTLSLGGDSTQKLATYRRIDPLLRAVEPPVEIRIGGLVPLSGALQDTARADAFQAERVALPIAGLLTLLFFRSVVAALLPILIGGFSVALSAAAMRFGTQFTEIAIFAMSVGSFLGLGLSLDYALLLVQRFREESARRTSPVEAVAATMDTAGRAVFVSGMAVAISMLALLQVPMVVLRSIAIGGVAVVTSALVGALLLLPALLAWLGPNVNRWALHPLGRWAGRPPEEIAPSPFWRRVGELSMRHPVTTALICVVVLLVLASPALRMRGAMPDSRALPPDSDVRVIDERLSDPQRFDPGAAAAIPVLVETPAPALAPASLRALRELTRRMEALPGVEGVRGAFDELDPALPAGELERRMAREPTASLLARTVEGSTALLIVDHPYSWRSAEATALVEALRALPRDGLVVGVGGPTAQTLDQMHALRLHGTAAVLTIAALNLAILLFAFRSIAVPIKAIVMNVLSLGASYGLLVWVFQEGHGLGWLGAVPLDGIDSTVPLVMFAVIFGLSMDYEVFLLSRIREEWLRSGDNRESVIQGLACTGRIITSAALILLVVVGAFATGDMIYVKQMGLGMAVAIALDVTLVRALLVPATMQLLGVWNWWLPRWLRAGGVAAAEERPAEP
- the dctP gene encoding TRAP transporter substrate-binding protein DctP — its product is MRTARTLALTLALLAPALAAPAQGRPVTIKLASFVPEGSIWDKNLRQMGDEWRQATGGRVALTVFASGQQGEEATVVSKMRLDVLQGAALTVIGLGQIDPGFNVFAVPFFYDSYDELQAVRQALTPELEKRLEAKGFVLLGWGDAGWLQVFSKSRITTLAELKALPIYTATGDDRMVQWYKANGFQPRPLAFSDIPTALTTGLIEAVPITPIAALLLQWYRTAPHMLEIGISPLVGATIVTRKAWKAMSEADQKAVRTAAQAMQERLRTEVPEQDRDAIAEMQKRGLEVSAPSDPEAWREAGERFSALMAGSYVPAEVFERARAARDAFRREHGAAR
- a CDS encoding TRAP transporter large permease subunit; its protein translation is MTRRLRAAEEGLAALALVAMVVLPIAEIVVRRLAGVGIPGSQPFVQHLTLWVGFLGAALAARDGRLLALAAATFVPAGRPRAAARVYAAAIGAAVATLLALASGEFIAITRDAGTIVAAGVPAWVTQLVMPAGLAAIALRLVWRAGTTPAARTLALLGLALGTLLWWKGPSAAGVPAWPGLLALLAAAVLGAPIFAILGGAAAWLYLVDGVTPAAILVETYALSVSPTLPAIPLFTLAGLVLAAGRSSERLLRVFRACFGWMPGGTAVVCAVLCSFFTVFTGGSGVTILALGGLLLPALLRDGYRERFSLGLLTASGSLGLLLPPALPLILYAVVAQVPVEDLFLGGLLPGFLMTSLIAAWGVREGLRGTTPRVSFVPGEAARALWAAKWELLLPVVVMAALFSGWATTVESAAVAALYALGVQGLVHRDLGPRELFRVLTECNVLKGSVLLILCVAVGLTGWLVNAQVPAQLLDWTRSHVASREVFLIGLNLFLLVVGSVMDIFAATVVVVPLIVPIALSYGVDPVHLGILFIANLELGYLMPPMGLNLLLASQRFDRPLVEVARAALPMLAILALGVLLVTYVPWLTHVMVALRPAP